The nucleotide window AGACGGGTTCTGAGAGAGTCGCATTATCCATTACTCCCACCTCCCAATTAGTGAATCTTGGGAGcaaatgccttttcattttcctacATGAAGCAGATTTTGGTACAAGCCAGGACGTCCTCAGAATCTCAGCTGTCTGGTTCCCAGCCAGACCCCACCCAGCAGCTCCCGGGTGCTCCAAAGGGATGCAAAAGCTGGATGTGCGAGAATGAGCTGGCTGAGCAAGAGGCCACCAGGGCAGAGACCCAAGTGTCTGCAGGTCCTGAATCCCAGAGCTGAGGGACAGAACTGCCGCTCGGCAGGGCCAAGGTCTTACCTGGGATCCCCGGGGGCCCAGGCATCCCGGGATGCCCACGTCCCATCTCTCCCCGGTCACCCTTCTCGCCGCGTTTTCCTGCGGAGAAAGAAGCCTTCACTTTTCACAATTGGAGGATGTTTTTTCTACTTTGGTtgctatttcatttctatttcacaCACAGCAATTATTCCTGTTTTATGCTAGTTTATAATAGGGGAAAGTTGGAAATGTCTGCAGAACTGGTTAAGTAAGGGAAGGTCCAGACAGGATGGAAGGCTACAGCCAATCAAGTTCATTACAGGAAAgcatctaataataataataataataataataataataataataatagctaatatttactatgtgccaactCTACGTAAATTACCTCCACATGTAATCCTCAGGACAATGCTATGAGGTGGTTGTTATTAacatcccccattttacagatgataaatcTAAGGCCCAGGGAGATTATcaggtaacttgtccaaggtctaTAAGGAGAAAGTGGCAGAGTCTGGACAGACACCTGTCTTGTGACTCTCAAGTTTGCATGCTTTACTACTTTGCTAACTCACCTCCCCGCTTCTAGAGACATGGAAGGATGTCTATGGAGTACCACTAAGCAAATTTATaacaacaccccctccccccaaataccCAAGTTATAAAATAGTACATTCATCTCCATCAATTTTCTACTGAGAAAGCAAGCCCAGGAGTCACATATGACTTCTGGAAAACTTTGctgagggagtgggggaaagtGTGCCTCATCCGGAGAGGGGGAATGATGAAAGAGAAAACGGGAGGCTGAGCCATCAGACCACACAACCCATAACCCAAATGGGGTCTGGCCTTGGCCAAGTCCATACCTgcccagtccccacccccaccatagAACAGCACTCACCCTTGGGCCCTGTATTGCCAATCTGACCCACGGCTCCCACGATGCCAGGAACACCCCGAGGGCCAGGGTGCCCGTGGGGTCCCTGCTTGCCTGGGTACCCAGGAGGCCCAGGGGGTCCTGGGGGACCCATCATCCCGACCGCACCCAGGGCCTCCCTCTTGGCACTCACAGCGACCTCTGCCAGTTGctctggaagggagggagggagaggagaggtctGTGAGATGGGGGTGGGCTCGGTGAAATGGGAAGGCAGAGCGTCCCCCACGAGCCGGGCCCCTAGGTGTGCAGAGGAGAAAGCCCGGTGTTTAATGTCCCATTCCCCCCGGTTTGCGGAAGTCAGAGATCCAGCGTGGACAGATGTTCATAGGTCCCCGGCCTCTTGGAAGCAGAGCTGGAATGAGCACCCAGGCCCGCAGACCCTCGGGCAGGGCCAAGTGGAGCAGCTCCTGAGGGGTGGCGCCGCGCCGGCTTggactgggaggaggagggggtgctgCCTCCGCCCTCACCTtgcatcatcttcatcatcaccgCCACGATGTGCTGGTCACTGGCATCTCGGCCCTGCGAGCAGAGAAGGCCTTCCAGGAAGAAGCCCCTGGCCGGCTCCCATTCTCCCACGGAAGTCTGTGCGGCATCGGACAGAAATCCCCCCCGCCGCACCCACCCCCAAGCCGTCCgaggtggggcctcagggaagCCAGCTGGCTCCGGGGACTCCCAGCCTTTGAGGGGTCAGCCGCGCCCGCAAAGGGATTTCCTACCGGGAGACTCCCCGCTCCTGGGGGCCGACTCACCGCCACGCCCTGTCTCCCCGGCAGTCCCGGCACGCCTCGGTCTCCAGCTAGTCCTCGAGGGCCGGGGGGCCCGGGGTAGCCCTGCACCCCCGGGGCGCCCGCATCCCCGCTGGGGCCCGGGTAGCCGGGTTCTCCGCGGACTCCTTGCTGccggagcgggggtgggggtggtgcggAGCGGCGGTGAGAGTTCGCACGCgccggggagggagagggggaggggaggggagagtgggggtgggaggaggagggggtggacagggaggagaaggggaggggaaggtgcgggaggagagggaggaggccggGACAGCAGCCGTCGCCGGGCAGCGGGGCGCGGCATTGCGGGGGCTGGACTTACCTGTCCCTTGGGCCCCGGCTCGCCAGACTCGCCCTGCAGGCACAGGGAAGCCGGGTCACGGGCGCTGAAGCCCCAGAGCccgtccccctccctgcccccccacccgccccggcCGCCCCCGCGCGGCCAGCTCACCTTCTCGCCTTTCTCTCCCGGGAGACCGGCCACCCCCCGGTCGCCCTGCAAATTGAGCACAGCGAGTCAGAGCGGCGACGGACCccacccgccgccgccgccgccgccgccgccgcccggaacgcggggggaggggagactctGGTACTCACCACGCCGCCGCGGGGTCCGGTCTTCCCTGGGGAGCCCTGCAGCAAGCGGGCAGTCAGGACTTGGTGAGTTCCCCTCTCCCGGGACGTCtgggttccccccccccgccccccgcccccgcaaccCCCGGTCCTGGCCACACCCCTCTGCagctcctccctgtcccccagggCCGCCTGGGACCCGCCGGACATATTTTTCCGCGAAGATCTGGAGGGCTGAGGAAGGACCTAACTGAGCTCCAGCCCCCCCAGGTCCTGAAGCCTCTTGCCCAGGTATTTTCCAGCCCCATTTGGTACCTTGTCTCCCTTGATGCCTGGCAAGCCTTGGGGCCCTGGAATTCCGGGAGGCCCCTGCTCCCCCTTGGGTCCCTGAGGAGAAAAGAACCCGGAGTAGTGTATCAAATGAGGTGTCCAGACATGCTCCCCACTGCCCATCACAGCTGGCCGCCTCCACTAACCTGCCGTCCTTGAGGGCCTGGCTGCCCCACCGGCCCCCTCTCACCCTGGTCACCCTGAAATGGAAAGAGAGGATGACACACAGGCCAATGACACACAGGCCAGAGGATGACACACACCCCCCTCCTCGGTCGCCCCCTCCAGACCCCAGACCCTGCTGGTCAGGATGCCCTCCATTCCTCCACACCAGCACTGAGGTCCTTTGCTCCACTTTACAGACCAGCAAACTGGGGCCCTTGCCTGGAAGGCCTCTCAAGGCTGGGCAGGACTAGGCAGGTGCTGGAGCCGTGGATAGGACCCAGATCCTGGGTCCAGTGGTGCCAGCTGCTGCAAAGGCCCCCAGGGAGGGaccactgtgccaggcacttaccTTCTGCCCCATGATGCCGCGGGGTCCGATTTCTCCTTGAGGTCCTGGCTCTCCCTGGGGGACAGAAACTGGGAGTGAGGCAATGGGCCTGGTGCATCCCTCCCTTCCACGGCTGGCTAACCCCTACCCTCCCTGGGTCTCAGCTAATTCACTTCATCATTTATCCCCTGTTCTTTGGGTCCCTGTCCTTTTCCTTCAATAGGACCCCACATAGTTGTAGTCAGTCATCATGTgatcatttatttaatatctgCCTTTTCCACTAAACTGTAAACTCCGAGTATGAGACTATCTCAGCATCTAACACAGTTGCAGGTATTTGGTGAatgtttatggaatgaatgaatgaatgaatgaatgactctgCTGGATTCTTAGCCCCAGTCAACTTGGCCATCTGAGGATGTCATACCCATATAGAACAGAACCAATCCCGCCATCACCACACTGTACATAGAGAAACAAGGACCCAGAGTGGAAAAGGGGTGTCTCCCTGGGTCAGTGGGTCAGTGTGCATAGCCCCGAATGGCATTCAGGCTCCCCTAAACTAGGGCTTCACCCCACACTCTCACCCAGGCTGCATATGCTGAGTGCAGGGTCTTCAGACCTGGGAGGGGGACTAATGcaagagccctgtgtcagggaaGGGACACTTACCTCCTTCCCAGGAGGACCAGAGAATCCAGGGAGGCCCTGCTGGCCTGGCTCCCCCTGCAGGAAAACAGTTTTCAGGTCAGTCTGGGGGGTCTAGTCAAGCTCTTGATCTTGCAGAAGCCTGATGAACCCTAAACAGAATCTAGAACCAAATGAGTTGGGGAAAAGGTGTTCTTGGTCAGGTCTTTTGGAGtccatttattttcctgtttgtttctccTCTGGTTGGGAGCCATGCCATCCTGTTTCCACAGAGGGCTGGGGGGGAGCGGCAGGAAGGAGGTGCTTGGGCACTGTTGTTGAGCCTGGGGTGAGGCCTGGGCCTTAGGGTCTTTTAGCCATGCCCCTGGACCCTgccccccaggctcccttgcTCAGATGAAGCCAATCCTGTCCCCAGCTTGAGGTCACCTTACCTTGTCTCCAGGGCCTCCTTTTGTCCCAGGCTGGCCTGGCACACCCTGGAGAAAGAAGATGACATCAGTTTCTATCCTGGCACTGGGGAGCCCCAGGCACCTCCCATCCCCATTCCAgatcccctcccttcctcagcccTGGCTTGTGGGAGCTGAACAACAGAAGGCCCAGCCATGGCATCACAGAGTTGACTGTACCCTGAGCCCTGGTGGGAGAGGACAGGGGTACAGAGGGGCCTATAGTCTATGGGGAGAAGAGAAGCACCCTGTGTTCTCAGGCACATGTAAATGCCTACAGGAACACAATCTGCACACAGGCATGTTATCAGGCTTTGGCCTCAGCACCTccagcagggaggcagggggcgTCCCATGGACTGGGCTTCCAGAAGGTGTGCGATGGAGATGGCCCTGAATGGtgagaaggcacagagaggtaggGAACGGCATTCCAAGTAGAAGCACCTGCAAAGGCCTGAAGGTGTAGGGGTAGAAGAGGCAAGGCAGGGTTCCCTGAGAAAGGAGAGGACACGGAGGGGCCGTGGCTGGTGAGGATGGAAGGGTATGGTGGGGTCAGATTATGGTGGCCTTGAATGCTAAAGTGAGCTGTGAGGACAAGCCTTGTAGCTGTCCTGTTCACaactttctctgcctctcagtgCACCCTGGGGACTCAGTAACCATGTCTTGAATGACTGGATGGAGTGACTTTCCTGGAGGCAGTGAGGGCCATGAAAAGTGCCTTAGTGGGAAATCACCAACATGGAGAATTAGAATGATCAAAGAGAAGGCTAGAGCAACTGTCCAAATGATGAGGCCTAAGCCAGGCCAGGGGCCACAGAGGTGGTGATGAGGTCTGGGCTGATTGGGAACAAGGACTAGAGCAAGATCCCTGGGTGTGTGGATTTCCACCTCATCAACCACTCATGCCACCATGGGGAAGCACTCCTCCACTGAGCAGGAGAAGCAATTTACCCCTGGGGCCGCCCCTGGGACTCCACCCTGTACTCACCGCTAGGCCCTGGTGGCCTTGGTTTCCTGGCCGCCCCGCCTGTCCTGCGCTGccctgggagagacagagaaccagaGGCACAAGTGAAAGCTCCAGCTAGAGGGTCCATGGCTTCTGCCCCCGTgcaagtaaggaaactgaggcccagaggcaaGCAGGGATGCATCAGTGGCACACTTGAGGATCCCAGGCTCCTACGCCTCCAGGATCAGTGTGATGAGACTCAGGGCCTGAGCTGGGAGGGACCCTGACCACTCCCCAACTCTACCGGCAATCCCCACTCATACCTTCATGCCAGGTGTGCCTGGGGTCCCATCCTTGCCGTCGATGCCTGGGGGGCCCTGCTCAGAAGGAAAGTGGGGAGATGCCTGGGGTCAGGCCACCCACCCATGTCCCTCTGTGACAGCTGCAGTCAGTGTGTAGGTAGGAAGTGGGTCTGGTTATCTCAGGAACCCCCACCAGCCaactgagtggggggggggcagaaatgGGAAGAGGATTTGGGGGGATGGGCCACAGTCCTTCCTCAGTGGATGACAAGTGTCCCAGATTGCTGCAAGCTTCCCCAAACCTCTGCTACATCACCACCCCATTTACAGGTGAAAgaactaaggcacagaaagagggcctctcccaaggtcacagagccaacCCATCAGCAACAGAGCTCAATCCAGAATCTCAGGCTCCTCGTCCTCTGAAGCTTGGACAGAGTTGACCCCGCTCTCTGTCTGGGTAAGCCTGGGCCACTTACGGTTGCTCCCTTCGGGCCTGTTATTCCCTGGGGTCCTCGAACGCCTTGGCTGCCCTGCAAAGTAGATAGAAATGACGTCACCTTCGAGATGCTGAACCCCTGTCGGGCTGATCAGAGAGGGGAGCACTGAGAACAGGGACCTCCAGCTCTCAGGGTCCCTCTTGTCACAGGCCACATTGTGCAGGGGCTGGAGAAGAGGggcctgaggcccagaggggagggagtagAGGTCAGCGCCAAGCTGATGGGACTGGGCTGGGCGGGGCTGGGCAAGTGCAGGGATAGGAACCAGCACTCACTGAGACCTCACCTGGGCTCTGAGCTCCACTTATATGAAGGAACACAACCAAATACAATGTGTGGACTTTGGGTCTTGATTTGAACAAGAaccctgaagagacatttttgaGACAATTGGGAAACACTGAACATAGACTGATATTAAGGAATAACTGATATTTGCTGATATTAAGGAATAATTGATAATCTTGTTGGTATGAAAGTGAATGATATGTGAGAAAAAGCCCTTATTTTTAAGATATACAGACAGAAGTATTTAGGAGTGAAATGACATGATGTTGAGGCAAAGATTTGcttgaaaatatcaacaacaggggcacctgggtggctcagtcagttgggtgcccggttcttggttttggctcaggtcatgatttcacagttcgtgggattgagccccgtgtcaggctctgctctgagcatgaagcctgcttgggattctctctctccgtctctctctgcccctcccccactagagctatctctctctccctccctctctctctctcaaagtaaataatattttttttaaaaaaaggaaggatataAAATATCAGCAACAAAGTGGTGGATTGAATAGGGCAAAGTGTCAATTTGGGGAGACAGGTATATAGAAATTCAGCATATGATTCTCTCTACTTTTATATGTGTTTAAAAACTTAAcataaaaaacttttaagaaagttTAGTTACTGCTCAGTTTTTCTATAAACTCAGAACTGCTCAAAAGAAatagtctattaattttttaaaaaagttaagagaACTGGGATATAGACCAAATCCCATTAGCCCCATGGCTGATTTGCTGGAATTTCATTGTCTGGCCACAGCGAGCGTGGGACTGGATCCTGTGCCTTCTCCCAAATTGAATGTGATCAGCACAGGCTGGGCTTGCAGGAGTGGGggctggtggggtgcctgggctcCCAGCACAGAGGCTCCTGCCCCGCAGGGATCACTCACCTGCACAGACACACAGGGtaacgcacacacacatgcacacacttgcaGACACACAAAGTACAGAAGCAGAGTAACTCACGCACACACCCCCATGCATTCGCACAGACACTcagagtaacacacacacacgcacctgcaaagacacacacaaagcaaCACATTCGTGCGCACCCATACAAACACAGAGTGACGCACGCACACACAACCATGCATCCGCATGGAAagagtaacacacacacacacacacacactcgtatAGACACACAGagtaatgcacacacacacacacacacacacttgcacacgaGTCGTGGGTGGCCCCCCCAGTACTCTCCAGGGACCCTGGCTGGACAAAGGGTGGCTGAGGACTCACcacatcgcccttctccccggcTCGGCCTGGCGGCCCCCGTGGACCTTCCTCACCCTGGCAAGGACAAACAGGCATCCAGATCACATGGGCTCAGCGGGGGCCCCACTCCCTTTGCAGCCCCAGGAGCTCCAGCCTGGAGGAGGTATGTGTGCAGGAGCAAGAGGACACTTACTGGTGACCCAGCAGCACCAATGGAGCCCACCATGCCTTTGTACCCACGAGGACCCTGGGGAGAGAAAAGAGTTACAGTCAGTTCTGGCTGGACCCCAGAGGCCCGGGGGCTGTGCATGACAGCTCTTGCAGGACACCCCCGACTTACTTACCGTCTCTCCTTTGGGTCCCTCCATGCCTGGGTAGCCCCTGATGCCCTGGGGACCCTGTCAAGACACAAGAATGACAGCAATGGCGATTTCAAGGCTCCTCTGAGGCGGGCAGCATAGTCCTTATCTCAgagaggggacactgaggctcagagatggggAGGGACTCACCAGGGTCACTCAAGGGGACAGAGGCAAAACCTGGGCCTCAGCTGAGTCTTCTGGCTGACAGCATTGGTGCCTGTCCCCCAATTTCTGACAGtcagcctccctctctccacccagaGACGTGCCAACTGGACACAGGTGTTTCTTTTACAGGTTAAAGGCCAGAGCAAGGGAATGGCGCCACTAAGATCCCTTAGGATGAGGAGAGGGGGGTCCCGGGAGGAGCATTCCTTACCGGTGGTCCAGGGATGCCTTGCTCTCCAGAGGCACCCACGTCTCCCTTGGGACCCTGTGGGGCAGGAGTGAGTGATCAGACAGGCAGGCAGATCGAGCGAAAAACATACAGACATCCAAAGATACCGTCCCTTTCCCAGAAAAAGCAGACAGGAAGGACCCTAGAACCCATGGGAAAAGGGAGGCCCAGCAAAGAGAAGGTACTTGTCCAGAGACACGCTGACCTGGAATATAGGCCTCTTGCTTCTCAGCTCAGTGCCCAGAGACCcacaggggaaggagaagggatgaAGAAGGGGCGGTCCCTGTAAGACCCTCTTCACACACAACTCTGTAGCCCTCTGTTCCTCATACTCACAGGCCTCCCCTGGCGGCCAGAATCTCCCAGAACCCCGCGTTTGCCAGGATGCCcctgaagggaaggagggaactCAGTGTGAGGTCGCCTTCCAACCACCTGCTCTGCCCTCCAAGGACTTGGGCCAGTAGCTCACCTTCACTCCCTGCAGCCCTGGGGGGCCTTTCACACCCGCCGGACAGTTGGTTGGACACTGGAAAGAAAATCCCGCCAGGTTCTGTGGTCACCGGCCTGCCCTGTCTTGCCAACTCCCAGACCCTCCTCTCACCCCACTTGGCTGAACCTCCGTGGGGCAGCCCCTCGCCATCCCACTGACTCTACCTCCAAAGCcgacccaccccttccccacattAGACCCGCCCCAGGGCCTCCTCTTACCAAGAAATCCGCACTGCCTTCCAGACCCTGGATGGTTCCTGGGCGGCCCTGAGAGCAGATATATGGAGATGAAGCCTGACCTGAGCCTTTCCCACCTCAGGCTTGTGCCAAAGACCCTCATCCTTCCCCATGCGGGAAGTCTGGGGACACTTACCGGTTTGCCAGGTGGCCCCGGGGGCCCTGGTGGCCCCTCTGGTCCAGGATCCCCCTGGAAACAAGATGGGCCAAGATCATACTCCTGTCCGGCTCTTCCAGGGtcactctgccccctcctccagtcCCCGATACTGTCCTGTCCACCCTGTCCTCCAGGTCACCTTCTGAGATCTGAGATCTTGGGGAGATAAGAGGCCTAATTGCAGGGAATGGCCCCAGCCCTTGGCTTTCCTGAACCACCTACAGCAAGGTGGGCTCAGTGGGAGAGGCTTCTGCCCCAGACCTGAAGGAGCTCCTGCTGGCCAGAAGCAGGCCCAGGAGCTGCTGGAGAGACTCCAGCTTGCCAGCTTGGAGGTtagagggcaggaggcagagtgAGCAGAGGGGTGGCTGGGGCTCACCTTGGGGCCTGTGATTCCAATCTCACCAGGGAGGCCAACAGGTCCAGGTGGTCCCTAGGAGG belongs to Felis catus isolate Fca126 chromosome C1, F.catus_Fca126_mat1.0, whole genome shotgun sequence and includes:
- the COL9A2 gene encoding collagen alpha-2(IX) chain; this translates as MAAAAAPRSLLVLLQVLVLALAQIRGPPGEPGPPGPPGPPGVPGSDGIDGDKGPPGKAGPPGPKGEPGKAGPDGPDGKPGIDGLTGAKGEPGPMGIPGVKGQPGLPGPPGLPGPGFAGPPGPPGPVGLPGEIGITGPKGDPGPEGPPGPPGPPGKPGRPGTIQGLEGSADFLCPTNCPAGVKGPPGLQGVKGHPGKRGVLGDSGRQGRPGPKGDVGASGEQGIPGPPGPQGIRGYPGMEGPKGETGPRGYKGMVGSIGAAGSPGEEGPRGPPGRAGEKGDVGSQGVRGPQGITGPKGATGPPGIDGKDGTPGTPGMKGSAGQAGRPGNQGHQGLAGVPGQPGTKGGPGDKGEPGQQGLPGFSGPPGKEGEPGPQGEIGPRGIMGQKGDQGERGPVGQPGPQGRQGPKGEQGPPGIPGPQGLPGIKGDKGSPGKTGPRGGVGDRGVAGLPGEKGEKGESGEPGPKGQQGVRGEPGYPGPSGDAGAPGVQGYPGPPGPRGLAGDRGVPGLPGRQGVAGRDASDQHIVAVMMKMMQEQLAEVAVSAKREALGAVGMMGPPGPPGPPGYPGKQGPHGHPGPRGVPGIVGAVGQIGNTGPKGKRGEKGDRGEMGRGHPGMPGPPGIPGLPGRPGQAINGKDGARGSPGAPGEAGRPGLPGPMGLPGFCEPAACLGASAYASARLTEPGSIKGP